Proteins encoded within one genomic window of Pithys albifrons albifrons isolate INPA30051 chromosome 9, PitAlb_v1, whole genome shotgun sequence:
- the CH25H gene encoding cholesterol 25-hydroxylase: MNCSLPEGVLLRYTMEGQRDRLCLQSLWDFVTAKEPLIKSPFFPVLFSFTAYMAFCLPYIALDFLSIRLPNLRKYKIQPQNYPTLGLMVPCIIQSVYHHVVLIFPVTFLHWYWRPMNLPVIAPELPEVLLQVTVCLLLFDFEYFLWHLLHHKVPWLYKTFHKVHHKHVSTFALTTQYSSVWELLSLGFFAAINPLLLRCHPLTEMIFFLVNIFLSVEDHSGYDLPWSTHRLVPFGLYGGAPHHDLHHLKFKSNYAPYFTHWDKLFGTFTESHSN, from the coding sequence ATGAACTGCAGCCTGCCAGAGGGAGTGCTGCTCCGCTACACAATGGAGGGACAGCGGGACAGGTTGTGCTTACAGTCTCTTTGGGACTTTGTCACAGCAAAGGAGCCATTGATCAAGTCACCGttttttccagtgctgttttcttttacagCATACATGGCTTTCTGTCTGCCATATATTGCATTGGACTTTTTAAGCATTAGACTACCAAActtgagaaaatacaaaatccAGCCACAGAACTATCCAACTCTTGGACTGATGGTGCCTTGCATTATTCAAAGTGTGTATCACCATGTGGTTTTGATCTTCCCAGTGACATTTCTCCACTGGTACTGGAGACCCATGAATCTACCAGTGATagctccagagctgcctgagGTCCTGCTGCAAGTAACAGTTTGTCTGCTGCTGTTCGATTTTGAGTACTTCCTGTGGCATTTGCTTCATCACAAAGTGCCTTGGCTCTACAAGACCTTCCACAAGGTGCATCACAAGCATGTGTCAACGTTTGCCCTTACTACACAGTATTCCAGTGTATGGGAATTGCTCTCACTGGGATTTTTTGCTGCTATTAACCCACTGCTCCTCAGATGCCATCCTTTGACAGAAATGATTTTCTTCCttgtaaacatttttttgtcAGTGGAGGACCATTCGGGGTACGATCTTCCGTGGTCAACTCACCGACTTGTGCCTTTTGGTTTGTATGGAGGAGCACCACATCATGATCTCCACCATCTGAAATTCAAATCAAACTATGCTCCTTACTTCACCCACTGGGACAAACTCTTCGGGACATTCACAGAGTCACATTCTAATTAA